The Cucumis melo cultivar AY chromosome 9, USDA_Cmelo_AY_1.0, whole genome shotgun sequence genome includes the window ACACAAGCTAACTAGTGGTTTGAACGTATGCTCAACTCCTTTCCTTATGCAATCCTTGGGCTATAGGACTTAGGACATATATTTGACATAAAGACAAATGTTGGGCAAGGTCGAAAGGAAGGAATCAAGCTTCTTTCTCCGACTTGATTAGGTCTTGAAATGTAACTTGACCttgaattttgtttgttttctatatatatacattttttagACTGGTTTAATCTTAATTTTGTCGTTGATTTCAAAATTACCTACATAATTAAAAATTCGATTTAATCTTTGATATGTCTAAACCTGATTACCAAAAACAAGGAATATATATTATCGACCAGATTATAagtttatgaaaaaaaatacttaaaatcatgattatccaaagaataataacaatataataAAAGCATGAATAAGATTTGTGAAATTAtagtttaaaaaagaaattgagaaattattagaaaaaagaaaaaaaagaaaaggagaaggaGATTTAGATTTTCAAACTTCAATGGTCTTTTGATTAAGAGCCATATATCTCCATCTCTCTTTCTCCACAAAATCTGCATCCAAAAACCTTGAAACAAACGCCCAAAACCTATAAACATCttcaaaatttgtcaaaaatcCAATCCCTGCGCTCACCACCCTTATCCGACAATGCCGTTTCTCATTTCTATCAATTATTTCTCCTTCTTCCATTGCTCTCTCCTTCCTCATCTCATTTTCCTCTTCATTCTTATCCAAGAAACTTACCTCCTTCACAATTCCATTGCTCAACGAAATATTGCTCCGATCAGCAAGCTTCTGAACCATTGCTGGGTCTACTTTTTCCCCTTTCCAGTCGAATATGTTGAATGCCACGGCGGGTCCTCGATTGATTTCGATTTTCGGGCCGTAGATTCTCACTAGAGCTTTAGCAATCCCTCCTTCTGGATTTGGGTGTTGTAGGTTCATCAATGCATTTGTTAGCCAATTGATCAGGTATCTTCCTCGAATGCTTATTAATCTTAGACCTATTGAATCTGCGTGATCTAAGCCTCTGCAATCCAAGTATGAGTTCATTTCTGTGTTGGTTGATCGAGTGGATACGAAAGGTGTTGTCGATTCGACGATTCCTGTGATTGAGAGTACTTCCTCTTCGATTTCTGTGGCTTCAGTGATTTCAGGTGAATTTCCTGACTCTGGTCTAGCTAGACTTTGAATTTCTAGGGTGGGTTTTGAAATTTGTTGAGTTTCGATTTCTGTAGTTTCAGGTTCTTCTGGAAATGGAAATGATGGTGATGTTGAGATAAGGCTTATAACGCCAATGTTTGCAGGGGAGGTGAGTAAACTCTCCATGAATGACACATTGGATTTCTTGATGAACAAACAGCCAAACCCTGATGGGTTTTCGCCAAAAACTTTGtagaaagaagaaattagaaattCAGGCTTGAAAAGAGAGAGGCCTAAAGTTTCCATGTCTTTTGGCCCTAGTGCACATGTATCTAGGCAGACATCCCATTCGTTATCTCGAGCTATGTTCAGCCATTGATATGAATATGGGGTTCCTGTTAATCTTGACTGAAGTGGAAATACAAATAACCCCCTTTTCTTCATTgtcattttcatcttcttcttcctcttccgtTTACTAACTATTAATCTTCTTAATTTTCCGGTTGAAATGTTTAGGTTTGGCCATAAGAACTCTGCGGAATATATTCTTGCTCCTTTCTTCCTGGAGCTTTCAACCATCAAATCAACTGCCTCACTCTTGTGATCATAAACTGTGATCAAATTTCTGTTTTGCTGAAAAGGGTAAGTGTCTGCTAATAGTTTGAAGGCTGATGATTGATTGGCTGTGAACACCATAGCATAATCATCTTCTGATAAGTTCATAAACTTCATAATTCTACTTCTGATTCTAGACTCAAATTCTGATTCTTGACCACCATTCTTTACCTGGGAATTTGGTTTGACTGCTTTATGGGAAATGTTGAAGAATGGTGATCCTGGGGAATGCAGAATTAGAGGAGGGGAGCCTGATGGAGAAGAGGAAGAAGCAGCTGGAGTCATTGGAGAACTCTGCTGTTGAGCAAAAGAAAAGAGACACTGACCATTGTAATCGAGACAAACGTGTTTGGAGAGAGCAAGATGATTATATTCATCAGCTCGAATTCGATCGATCTGTTGTGTGTCAAGGTAGAGAGGGTATGCTCTAATGAAGTAAGTAAAAGCATCCTTTAGAGAAGGGATGGATTCATGATCGGAGAATCGAGCATTTGGATGGAGAGATGTTTCCGTTATGCCATGAAAGTTGTATGCAGGAGTCGAAGCTGCAGAAGATCTGTCTATTGCAGTCTGTGAAGAATCGGTAAGTCCGAGAAATGGGGTTCGACAGCAGCCTCGAAGGCAGGCCTGTGAAGCCTCTCTAATACAAGGAGACTGCATAATTCTGAAGTTTGATCTGTATGGTACATTGATAAGAAAGAAACAACCTTTTTGGTCAATAGTTTAATTGTCACAACCACGTTGTGATGGAGAACAAATTAGATCTCTCATTAATATGGAAGGTGAAACTtcaaaacagaaacaaaaagaTCATTCAATTCGTGGCTGCGGTTGTCTTAACAACGCCTTTCGACATCGGTGTAGAAGCAAATGGGATCTTCTTCAAAAGGAAGCTAACAAATAGAAAATGGCAAATTGGAAAGCTTTGGGGTGAGATTGGGATGGCTCTTTCATGGAAAATATCAGAGAAGGAGAATGGTCAATTTCAACCTCTTCTTTCTTTGTTAATGCGTTCACAAAACAACGTGTCGTATTCGTAAAGTTGTTTGATTATTTGAGTTGCCTTTTCACAAGCATGTAGGAAGAATGGCAAAGCATGATGAGACAATTACGGTTTCTTGACTTGGAAAATATGATCAAATCCTTAAGCTTTTTGACTCATGAAAACTCTTCTAGATATTTTTCTGCAATAATTGCATCTCTACAAATTTCAACCTAATTTCGAAATTTTCTTTGTCAGAATAGTaatatatttattgaaagaacTTATAAACTATGCATTAGTTCATGTTACACATTTATCATATATAGTGACTTGAAAACGGGACTTGAATTTTTTGAGAAGTTTGTACTCTAAACAAAATCCTTTCCTCtgtaaaatattaataaaaaaagacCCCTCCATTTCGTCGGTATCTTTCTTCATTTGTGTCCGTCGGAAGTACCTTAATCTGAATTTGATTTTTACAAAGGTACACACAAGTACCTTCAATTTCCTTTCCTTGGCCGTTTGGTTTTGGTATTCTATTGTTGAGGAGTGTTTATGTGTGATTTTTTGTAGGACCATAGtgaaaaaccaaaattttgttTGTCAACGAATCCAAAACGCAAAGCTACTAATTTTAAGAAATCGAGATACAAGCTTTATCCATGCTCTGACTTTAAGTTTAAGGAATTGAAATATAAACCGTAAAATCTCTTTACAATAACGGGCATACGGATGAAGGCATTCTTCTATATATATGTTAGTTGTTTTTCCATAGAGTATGTTCTATCAATTTTCCCGTAAATTTCTACCGATACTTTATAGGAACAAAAACAGAAAGTCATATTATCCTAATCGTTTGACAAGCACCAAGAAGTTACGACTCTCTGTACTATTTTCCCAAGAGTCAGTTTCTTGATCGTTTAACAAAATGTTAAGGAGTTATgactctttctcttcttttttttcgctcATAAAATTCTCACCAGAACTTCACAAAAAGGAATAAAAAGACAAAGAGTCGTAACTTATTCGTTGTATCTGTTGGATAATTACTAAGAATTGAAAAAGGTGCTATTCTTTAGGCCTTTAAGGAGTAGCGCTCTAGATCTAAGAACACAGAATCCCAACATCAACATACGTATCCAAATCCTAAGCTTTGAGCCTCTATGAGGCAACCTCAcataattaacattttttttattgagttAGGAGATAAAAAGCAAAACTAGATGAAGGGCAACTCTCCTTTGGCAGGACATGAAAAGCTAAACCATAATTCGCTTGCCAATGGAGAGAAGCCCTTCTGCTGGTTTGCTTAATCAATCTAAAACTATGTATGGTCTTGAGTGTAGCTATAATATTTATGAAGACGGAGGAATTGGAGCTTATACTTTCATGCAGCGCGACGGTTGAGAGACTGGCCTTTATAGGGAACTCAAATTTTTTGAGAAAATAGAATATGGGATCATAAGCATATGCCATTGGATATCCTTTTCATTCCTTACctcttattattctttttcctttcaaaaaaaccctaatttctcTTACAAATTCTTCTTCTCATACTCCTTTTGTCCTTTCATCATTTCtcatctctctttcttcttgaaAACGAAAGGGCTAAAACGGGCAATTGCCAATAAAAGAAAGTTATGGAGAGAGGACACAAATGCTTTTCTTTACCTATACTAAACTCGAAATATAATATCCTATATATCTCATATTCGTTTTCACTTTTCCTCCTCTCCCCCTTTTCACCTTTCTCTTGTTTTTCTTCAAGCTGGTACTTCAAATGGTTCCTCACATCTTCTAAAACAATCTTGGGCTCGAATACTTTTACTGCCATCCCAAGTGATTTGTTATTAACTAAAGTTGACATATAATTGTTAACGTTTATTACCCTTTCAAAAATCAACATGGTTTGGTCTCACTTTGGTAATTATGTAACTAAAAGTAGAGATTAGGCTAGATATACATAAAAAATATGCTCTGTTTTACCTCCATGTAAGTAAGGTTGAAATTTCTCACATACTCAAACATAGCTTATTTAGCAGAGATGAGTGTGTTAGTAAGAGATCAATCAATGGTTTGAATCCTCTTACCCTCCAATTGTCCTTAAAAAAGTGTTAGAATGTCTCTCTACTTTTACTTGATTATGTTTTGTTGGGAGGAGATCATTAGATAGATTTTAGTTAAGCTAGAAGTATAATATACGAACTTCTAGATTTGTAGACATATGATAAAATCCCTAAACCTTAAAAATGGTCTAACAGGTCCTTGAATTCTCACTTTTTGAAAAAGGATTCACCAAATATCAATTTTGCATCCACTAGATTTCTTATCTAATTGAAAATGTTGAAAACTAAATGTTATATCAGACATTAAGTTTAACTTTTGTGTATACAAGTACTATATTGGACATTTTTCAGTCTTCTTCGTATGGGTCTATATTAACTAATTTAAAATAGTTATTGAAGTGAATGAAAAGTAATAAAACAAATATactttttttcattgttttacATGAATTAATAAAGTAACGAAGTGGCAtgattaaatcaaataaataacaaaaacaacaataataataaataataaataataataataagtttttctaattttattccgagaaatagaaatagaagaattttcgtaaataaaaaaaaataatgaaactattaacaaaatatatagaaaaaaaataaaataaactatagAAAATTGGATGATTTTgcttgtaaataatttcaatttctttactatatttaaaaatgtgcATACAATTATTCATACCGTCCTTTCcttttagtttttgaatttcTCTAAAACCCTATAAGATTGTCCCCAACGCTTCTGTTTAATCCATAATCACTCACGAAAATCCATCTTCAattagtttataatttttttcttgaacGATCTCTTATATACAATGATGATAAATTGGTCCAATCAAAGTTTTGGATGAAGGTTCTTATAGCACGGTGCTATTAGCAGAACGAAAAATATTTGactttttattatattttgatcGTTAAAGTATCCCCTCTTCAACTTCATTTTTATTGTTATGGAAAGAACAAGTTTTGAAACATTCCATGGGTTGTCTAGAAATTGTTCATTTATAATGTTTTGGAGATGAGATTACCGTAGAAAAAGATTCTCCTTATAATGCTTTTTATAATCTTAGGTTAGAGCATGCTGCTGTAGTGATTTTAGCTGATTTGATCAGACAACAGATTATGTGAAAGACTATCTTAAAATGAAACTTAGAGGCCTATCTTGCGTTCATCATGAGGCTTTGCATGTCGACCTCAAGCAAGAGAACATCCAGTATTACTTTTAGGCGGTTCAAACCTACGTGAAACGTGTCCAACGTTCTCTCTGCCGTTCACTCTCATCCCCTTCTTCCCGTTAAAGACTCTCCTCCATGCACTTCCTCCCCCACccctctataaattggagagCACTCATTCATCAAAACACACAATTTACTTCAATCCTCTCTTCCTCTATTCGTCCTGTGTTCTGAGCCCTTATAAGCCCTTTGTTTTTATTCCCTGTACTTACAAGTGCACGTTCGTACCAGggaagctgtgttaaccttggggagcaaacGACATAACGATTAGCACCACGGTCAGCCGAAATTGCTTTCAGGGCAATGGTTCGTCACGGCACAGCAATAATTCTGATCGACCTTATCTTCTAACACTTTTGACTTTCAGATTTGAGGCACAATAAAAGGGATGATGAGGAGGGAATAGTTTGTGGTCTACCTACATTAATTTAGAGGAATGCCAATATATGTCACACCCGAAGTGACGTTTGATATTTGGTCCTTGGGGTTGCATTTTGGTTGAAATGATTTCTGAAGAATCTGTCATGTTTTAAGACCTTCAATTTTATAACACATTTGAAAGTTATTCCTAATAGTTATCCAACCTAGTAGGATTATTTTAGAAAcacatttgaaatttttttataaaaaattaaataatacattAGATTTAGATTGAacttaatatttaatataagatattctaaactttcaatttagtttctatccagtcttaaaaaaaaaaaaaaaatttaaacttacaATAAAAACGAAATATCAAAAGTTTACgagataggaaagaaatttAAACATTAGATATGATTAAATAAATTCATATCTAAATGttcatatatatttgtatatgtatGTTTTAAGAATATTTTTCGATTCTTATTCAAAATAATCTAAAAACAAATACCAATTTTGAaagattaatttttattttctattccttaccgttttgtttttgaaaatggAGACTATGATACCATTTTTACCTCCAAATTTTTTGGTTTGTTATTTACTTTTTACTAATGttttaagaaacaaaatcaTTATCAAATCCAAAAATCTAAAAcctaattttagattttaaaacaaaatttaaatttttagagACTCAAGCTTTTACTGAATTAGTAATTTTCGATACTAACCTAAGCTCGTCATAGTGTATGGCCAATACAAAGATCTAAACTCGAAGAATAGGTTAAGGCCAATGGAAAACTGCTTGCGATTAAGCCCGAAGTAGGCGAGATCTTAATACCAAAGAGGTTTGTTGTCGTTCGTTCATCTTTAGAAGAAAGGGCAACATTTTGAAGCAATAATAATTACTCTTTGCCATCATCCTTAATCGACGAAATGAACACCATAACCCCAGAAAACCACACTCAAAATTAGTTGTCGATCGATTTCTTGATCTCCACCATCAAGAAGTTTGTCCAAAGAAACATTGGCAATCGTCGGCCAAAACTCTCTACATGGACCAGAAAAAGAATAGATCAATTAAGAAAAGATTGTAAAAGACGAAAAATGGTTTTTGAAACCCaacataaaaactaaaaatcgaAAATTAAAATGGAAAACTAGCCTCATTGTGTTTTGTTGGCTTTGAAACCCAACTAGGTTTTTCTGGTGTATAAAGTTTCAC containing:
- the LOC103482698 gene encoding uncharacterized protein LOC103482698, which produces MQSPCIREASQACLRGCCRTPFLGLTDSSQTAIDRSSAASTPAYNFHGITETSLHPNARFSDHESIPSLKDAFTYFIRAYPLYLDTQQIDRIRADEYNHLALSKHVCLDYNGQCLFSFAQQQSSPMTPAASSSSPSGSPPLILHSPGSPFFNISHKAVKPNSQVKNGGQESEFESRIRSRIMKFMNLSEDDYAMVFTANQSSAFKLLADTYPFQQNRNLITVYDHKSEAVDLMVESSRKKGARIYSAEFLWPNLNISTGKLRRLIVSKRKRKKKMKMTMKKRGLFVFPLQSRLTGTPYSYQWLNIARDNEWDVCLDTCALGPKDMETLGLSLFKPEFLISSFYKVFGENPSGFGCLFIKKSNVSFMESLLTSPANIGVISLISTSPSFPFPEEPETTEIETQQISKPTLEIQSLARPESGNSPEITEATEIEEEVLSITGIVESTTPFVSTRSTNTEMNSYLDCRGLDHADSIGLRLISIRGRYLINWLTNALMNLQHPNPEGGIAKALVRIYGPKIEINRGPAVAFNIFDWKGEKVDPAMVQKLADRSNISLSNGIVKEVSFLDKNEEENEMRKERAMEEGEIIDRNEKRHCRIRVVSAGIGFLTNFEDVYRFWAFVSRFLDADFVEKERWRYMALNQKTIEV